The following is a genomic window from Bacteroidales bacterium.
CCCACATCAGGTTCAGCTTATATCTATGGCAAAAGGGTATATGCAGACAATCACGAATTATGGAAGAATATCGGTTCGCTCGTTGAGATACCATATTCATATCCGAACCTTACTGTTCAGGAAAATCTTGATATTATTCGTCGTTTGCGCTTCATTCCCGACAGAAATTCTATTGATAGAGTAATTGATAAGCTTAAGTTAGGAGCATATAGAAACCGAAAAGCAAAGAATTTGTCCCTGGGTAATGCCCAGCGTCTTGGACTGGCGAAGGCACTTATACATAATCCCGACATACTGATTCTTGATGAGCCTGCAAACGGGCTGGATCCTGCCGGCATTTATGAGATCAGGGAAATGTTAAGTGATTTCTCATTAAATCATGGTGTTACAATCTTTTTGTCGAGTCATATCCTTGGAGAGATTTCCAGATTTTCAACCCGCATAGGAATAATTCATAGTGGTAAGCTTATACAGGAACTTGATTCCGGTCAGCTGGAAGCCCTTTGCAGAAAAAGAGTTCTGGTTGGTGCAAGAGACATTCAGTCAGCCGGTTCACTGCTCAGAAATAAAGGTTATGATGTATCAGTTGTGAAGGACGATATTATTGAAATACCGGATGAAGGCGCTGTCAGTTCGCCTGAAGACATTGCAGTGCTTATGGTTAACGGAGGTTGTCCGCCCACTTTACTTCAGGTGGAAGAAGAGGATCTTGAATCCTATTTTTTAAGAACAATTGGAATTAATGCTGATGAGAAATGAAAGATATTAAGGCTGCTTTTATATCTGAATGCATAAAACTGCGCCGGTCCGGAATTTTCTGGATTACAGTAATCATTTTCATTATTATTCCGCTGATGATGGGCCTTATGATGTTTGTGGCTAAAAATCCGGAGCTGGCTGCTAAACTGGGGATGGTAGGAACAAAATCGACATTGTTCGGCAGAAATGACTGGTCAGGCTTTTTTGGACTACTAATTCAGGCAATAGCAACAATAGGATACATTGGCTTCGGATTTGTTACCAGCTGGATATTTGGCCGTGAGTATTCTGACCGCACTTTAAAAGACATTCTCGCATTGCCAGTGTCACGTTCATCAATTGTCGTTTCCAAGTTTATTGTGATATTTTTCTGGTGTGCCCTGCTGACAATATTGTTATACTCCTTTGGTCTGTTAATCGGGTGGTTTATTGATATTTCCGGCTGGTCGGAGGAGCTATTTTCCCAATTCACAAAAAAAACATTTTCAACCTCATTCCTTACTTTGCTTCTTTGCACACCTGTTGCCTTTTTTGCCAGTTATGGAAGGGGCATAATTGCACCAATAGGTTTTCTGATTATTACTTTGATAATAGCTCAGTTTGTCGCGATAGTTGGACTTGGTCCATATTTTCCATGGGCAATCCCGGGTGTTGCCACTGCACCTCCCGGAACAGAAGGAATGCAACTGGTTCCGGTCAGTTACATTATCCTTGTTTTGACATGTATTCTGGGTTTTGCTGGCACAGTTGCCTGGTGGCGTTATGCGGATCATCATTAAAACGTTGAAAATTAATATGATATGAAAATTTTAACTGGAATGCTGTTTGTTCTGATGGTATTGTTCTCTCCTTCTTGCAATAAGGAAGAAAATCCGCCATTCGGACTCAATTGCGAAAATCTTAAAAACGGAATCATAAACTCCGATTCTGATCTGATTGGCCAGGAGATTACCAAGGTTCTCCAGGGACTCGATCCTAAGCCGACTGCAGAGGATATTGTCGGACATGAGGCTAACTTTGATATACTTTTTCAGAGACTGAGTCCGTGCGACTTTAAAACTGCACAAATAGTCTGCTATTTCTGCGGCTTTGCCAGTCCGCCTCAGTCTGAAGTAGTCATAACCGCTTACAAAGGAAGCGAACCATTCACTCTGGTGATCGATATCATTACACCCCGCGATGGAGGACTATCATATAAAGGAATTCATGCGGATTGAAATTAATATCTGAAAAAAATGAGATATATATTGTTTCTATTGTCACTATTTGTATTCAACTTTTCAAACGGTCAGGAAACTAAGCTTTCATTCACCGACTCCAGATTTGCAAATGAGTGGTGGTATCCGTTAATTGAGAAACATAACATCGATGCTGCACAATTTACATTCTGGAGCAATCTCAAACCTGCCGCAGATGATCCAAAAGGTTATACCGCTCTGGAACTTGGTACAGGTGCCAGCATAAAAGACACAGTTATAACAATTAATGATCCTGTTTTTATTATAAAGGACAATGATGACGGATATAGTTTTATAACTGCAAAAACTGCAACGCATAATCTGAAGATAAGCCGGATCGACTGGAAGAATGGCAGAATGAAATATTATAAAATCAAATCGGATGAGGCTGAGCCTGTTCAGAATATGACATTTGATGATCTGAGTTATGAGACCCGGACAAAAAGGATGATGGCTAAAAAAGTAAAAGGCGTAGAACCAATATAATTTATATAAAATCTTATGAGATCAATTCGCATTTCGTTAATAGTAACATTCATAGTGTTCTGTGCCGGTTTAAACGGACAAATTTTTGTGGGAGGTGATTTTGGGTTTAATTCCCATACTAATAAAACAAAAGAAATGGGCACTGTTACACGTGAGTATTCAGACTACAGTTTAAGTCTGGCACCTGAAGCAGGAAAATTTCTGTCAGAAAAAGTTGCAATCGGAATTGCTCTGGGATTTTCTGTGGGCGGAAGCCACTCGGTAAATGCCAATGAAACGACAACAAAATCATCCTCTTTCGGAATAAATCCATTTGTGCGTTATTATGCATGGAAATCAAATAAGTTCTCAATTTATGGAGAAGGCAGGACAGGAGTTGAGTTCTCCCGGTCGAGCAGGACGACAGGACCGATAACTGACGATGACCCTGACGTAACCAGATTGTCTGTCAGCATTTATCCGGGTCTCTCATATGCTTTAACTGAAAAACTGGAACTTGAGACATCGTTACGTTTCTTAAGCGCAGGCTACAGCTACCAGATATCAAAAGAGGGCACTACCAAAAACAATTCATCAGGTTTCAATGCCGGGGCCGGACTGAGTAACATATTGTCAGTCAACGGTCTTGTAATCGGCGCAATCTATAAGTTTTGAGACCACAAGACCGCAAGACCGCAAGACAATTCTCTGGTACACTTTTTGCTGTTAACCATTTAACACTAACCAGTCTCATTTTAACACCTGATGAAGGGTAATCCGTCTGTTAAATCATTCATTGCAATCATAGTTCTTTCTATGGTTCTGTTCATTACTTTTATCGGCTGTGATATAGTGACAATTGAGAGGGAGGTTATCCCTTTACCGAAACATGAAAGAGATGTTAAGCCGGATTATCCGGTTGAGCTTGGTACGATAAGGGGATACTTTGGTGATTATTACCTGACATTCAGAGATCATATTGAAAAAGTGGCTCCTGTTGACAGTTTTTCCAACTGCTATTTTTACGGTAACTGCGAGAATGGTTCAAAACAGATTAACCTGTTAAGATGCGATTCCACATCGGTACTTGCAATATATATTCTGGGTTACTATCTCGATTCATTACCTTCTTCGCTTCCTGTACAACCTGAGTTTG
Proteins encoded in this region:
- a CDS encoding ABC transporter ATP-binding protein, which encodes MDDIIRTENLSKQYGDLQAVSDLSVNVRKGEIYGFLGLNGAGKTTTIRMLLGMIRPTSGSAYIYGKRVYADNHELWKNIGSLVEIPYSYPNLTVQENLDIIRRLRFIPDRNSIDRVIDKLKLGAYRNRKAKNLSLGNAQRLGLAKALIHNPDILILDEPANGLDPAGIYEIREMLSDFSLNHGVTIFLSSHILGEISRFSTRIGIIHSGKLIQELDSGQLEALCRKRVLVGARDIQSAGSLLRNKGYDVSVVKDDIIEIPDEGAVSSPEDIAVLMVNGGCPPTLLQVEEEDLESYFLRTIGINADEK
- a CDS encoding ABC transporter permease, whose product is MKDIKAAFISECIKLRRSGIFWITVIIFIIIPLMMGLMMFVAKNPELAAKLGMVGTKSTLFGRNDWSGFFGLLIQAIATIGYIGFGFVTSWIFGREYSDRTLKDILALPVSRSSIVVSKFIVIFFWCALLTILLYSFGLLIGWFIDISGWSEELFSQFTKKTFSTSFLTLLLCTPVAFFASYGRGIIAPIGFLIITLIIAQFVAIVGLGPYFPWAIPGVATAPPGTEGMQLVPVSYIILVLTCILGFAGTVAWWRYADHH
- a CDS encoding outer membrane beta-barrel protein, with amino-acid sequence MRSIRISLIVTFIVFCAGLNGQIFVGGDFGFNSHTNKTKEMGTVTREYSDYSLSLAPEAGKFLSEKVAIGIALGFSVGGSHSVNANETTTKSSSFGINPFVRYYAWKSNKFSIYGEGRTGVEFSRSSRTTGPITDDDPDVTRLSVSIYPGLSYALTEKLELETSLRFLSAGYSYQISKEGTTKNNSSGFNAGAGLSNILSVNGLVIGAIYKF